A window of Macrococcus sp. 19Msa1099 genomic DNA:
CTTTTTTAATTGCATCTTCTACAGTAACATCAATAAAGGTTTGTTCTAACAATAGATTTCCTCCGTCTTTAAGTGATTCTTTTGTTAAAACCTTTGGCAATCTTCATTACGTGTTCCAAACTTTTATTGATCTCATTCGTTGTCATTTCTTTAGAAGGTTGCCTGGCGATTACAATAAAATCATCTTTAATAATATCTTCTTTATGTTTCGTAAAACTTTCTCTTATCGCACGCTTTATTCTATTTCGAGTGACAGCATTACCAAT
This region includes:
- the rnpA gene encoding ribonuclease P protein component, translating into MEKAYRIKKNEDFQKIYKNGKSVANRQFIIYRQKNSENEHFRLGISVSKKIGNAVTRNRIKRAIRESFTKHKEDIIKDDFIVIARQPSKEMTTNEINKSLEHVMKIAKGFNKRIT